One segment of Platichthys flesus chromosome 15, fPlaFle2.1, whole genome shotgun sequence DNA contains the following:
- the LOC133969858 gene encoding 15-hydroxyprostaglandin dehydrogenase [NAD(+)]-like, with protein MAVNGKIAVVTGAALGIGKAITEILLQNGAKVVLLDVNDDAGTSLKESLDKQHGRDRTLFLNCNVESEEQLKAAFQKTVQTFGGLDILCNNAGILDEGAWEKSVSINLVGVIKVTYLALELMNKLNGGHGGVIVNIASMAGLGPFPCCPVYTATKYGVVGFTQAMAAASTASGYGIRFNALCPGLVQTDLFTHMLDRLGQFSHLADIIEKPAEKGALNVSEVAECFLELVKDATKNGEALMVTPSFKKYRTFPQLNQ; from the exons ATGGCTGTGAATGGTAAAATCGCGGTAGTAACTGGAGCAGCACTGGGAATAGGGAAAGCGATAACGGAGATACTTTTACAAAACGGTGCTAAG GTAGTCCTCCTGGATGTCAACGACGATGCAGGGACGAGTTTAAAGGAATCCCTCGACAAACAGCACGGACGAGACAGAACCCTGTTCCTGAACTGTAACGTTGAGTCAGAGGAGCAGCTCAAAG CTGCATTTCAGAAAACTGTGCAAACCTTTGGAGGACTGGACATCCTGTGCAACAACGCTGGCATCTTGGATGAGGGCGCATGGGAGAAAAGTGTTTCCATTAACCTT GTCGGTGTTATCAAGGTAACCTACCTGGCTTTGGAGCTCATGAACAAGTTGAATGGAGGTCATGGAGGAGTCATCGTCAACATTGCATCCATGGCAG GTCTTGGTCCATTCCCGTGCTGTCCTGTCTACACGGCCACCAAGTACGGAGTGGTAGGCTTCACTCAAGCCATGGCG GCTGCTTCTACTGCCTCTGGCTACGGCATACGTTTCAACGCCCTTTGCCCAGGCTTGGTCCAAACCGATCTCTTCACTCACATGTTAGACAGATTAGGACAATTCTCCCATCTGGCTGATATAATTGAAAAACCTGCAGAAAAAGGGGCCTTAAA tgtgtctgAGGTAGCCGAGTGTTTTCTGGAGCTGGTGAAGGACGCGACGAAGAATGGAGAGGCCCTCATGGTGACACCCAGTTTCAAGAAATACAGGACATTCCCCCAGTTAAACCAGTAG
- the znf346 gene encoding zinc finger protein 346 produces the protein MAVAMQTGDAPHFPAGLAEVNKMIIEHGDLFSDSQCKVCSAVLNSQSQKLTHYQSKKHANRVRRYLSTTNGEEQVNKKLKTSSESEACNNGDRYKVCHICNMTFSAPVVAESHYNGKTHAKNLRLKAVGPHPPAVAFQTAPTVQPKKKPAEDVIAVAATSGGGGNNNNNDNNNDSNPDRFCSICQASFNNPLMAQQHYVGKKHRKQMTKLKLMETYGPSTAPGSTLKGYPCAVCKIELNSVEQYQSHISGSKHKNQIKKSGQSTAETLPAEEESHGGNNQVASGDGDQYKAEDDQFAPVDDQLAAGNDQYAPGNDQYVAGDDHYAYGDDQNTGEVNKYTPEDTLYSEECQFS, from the exons ATGGCCGTCGCGATGCAGACGGGGGACGCTCCTCACTTCCCTGCGGGTCTGGCGGAGG TGAATAAGATGATAATCGAGCACGGGGACCTGTTTTCTGACTCCCAGTGCAAAGTCTGCAGCGCTGTCCTCAATTCCCAGTCTCAGAAGTTGACTCATTATCAG AGCAAGAAACATGCCAACAGAGTGCGACGTTATCTTTCCACCACAAACGGAGAGGAGCAAGTGAATAAAAAGTTAAAGACGTCATCTGAAAGT GAGGCCTGTAACAATGGAGATCGCTATAAGGTGTGTCATATATGTAACATGACAttctctgctcctgtggtggCCGAGTCTCACTACAACGGCAAAACTCACGCTAAGAACCTGAGGCTGAAGGCGGTCGGTCCCCACCCCCCAG CAGTCGCCTTCCAAACTGCACCAACGGTTCAGCCCAAGAAGAAACCTGCAGAAGATGTGATCGCTGTGGCTGCGAcgagcggcggcggcggcaacaacaacaacaatgacaacaacaacgACAGCAACCCAGACCGCTTTTGCTCCATCTGCCAAGCCTCCTTCAACAACCCACTCATGGCCCAGCAGCACTACGTGGGCAAGAAGCATCGAAAGCAGATGACCAAGCTCAAACTGATGGAGACGTACGGTCCCTCCACGGCACCAG GTTCCACACTAAAGGGCTACCCATGTGCCGTCTGCAAGATTGAACTAAACTCGGTGGAGCAGTACCAGTCTCATATCAGTGGTTCAAAACATAAGAACCA aatAAAGAAGTCAGGCCAGAGCACTGCAGAAACACTACCAGCAGAAGAAGAATCGCACGGAGGGAACAACCAGGTCGCCAGCGGAGACGGAGACCAATACAAGGCCGAAGATGACCAGTTTGCCCCCGTGGACGACCAGCTTGCAGCTGGAAATGACCAGTATGCCCCTGGAAATGACCAGTACGTTGCTGGAGATGACCATTACGCTTACGGGGATGACCAGAACACGGGTGAAGTAAACAAGTACACCCCTGAGGACACGCTGTACTCAGAGGAATGCCAGTTCTCCTAA
- the LOC133969857 gene encoding 15-hydroxyprostaglandin dehydrogenase [NAD(+)]-like produces the protein MALNGKNAVVTGAVMGIGKAITEILLQNGAKVALLDVNETAAKGLMKTLINQYGEDKVFFMNCDVESEKEIKACLKKAAETFGGIDILCNNAGILNEGLWEKMVSINLMGVIKGSYLALEHMNKLTGGRGGVIVNTASMAGIGPLPSCPAYTAVKHGVVGFTRAMAAASTLSGYGIRFNVLCPAFVQTDLFSNIPKKLGIFSELCLETQQLVEHFGVLDVSDVAEAFLELVTDETKNGQALLVLPTDKDGKGGNSYITFPTYVQ, from the exons ATGGCTCTTAATGGCAAAAACGCGGTGGTGACCGGGGCAGTGATGGgaataggaaaagcaataacgGAGATTCTTCTGCAAAATGGGGCCAAG GTCGCTCTCCTGGACGTGAATGAAACAGCAGCAAAGGGTTTAATGAAAACCCTCATCAATCAGTATGGAGAAGACAAAGTTTTCTTCATGAACTGCGATGTGGAATCAGAGAAGGAGATCAAAG CTTGCCTTAAGAAAGCTGCAGAAACCTTCGGAGGGATAGACATCCTCTGCAACAATGCCGGTATCCTCAATGAGGGCTTGTGGGAGAAAATGGTCTCCATAAACCTG ATGGGCGTCATCAAGGGGAGTTACCTGGCTCTGGAGCACATGAACAAGTTGACAGGAGGTCGGGGAGGAGTAATCGTCAACACAGCATCTATGGCAG GAATTGGCCCCCTTCCGAGCTGTCCGGCCTATACAGCTGTCAAGCACGGAGTGGTCGGCTTCACTCGAGCTATGGCG GCGGCCTCTACCTTATCAGGCTATGGCATACGGTTCAACGTTCTTTGCCCAGCTTTCGTCCAAACCGACCTCTTCTCCAACATCCCCAAAAAACTGGGAATATTCTCCGAGCTCTGCCTTGAAACCCAACAGCTAGTTGAACATTTTGGGGTTCTAGA tgtgtctgATGTTGCTGAGGCTTTCCTCGAGCTGgtgacagatgagacaaagaaTGGCCAGGCTCTGCTGGTCCTCCCAACAGACAAAGACGGGAAAGGAGGAAATTCATACATAACTTTCCCTACATACGTGCAGTAG